In Gemmatimonas sp., one genomic interval encodes:
- a CDS encoding pyridoxal-phosphate dependent enzyme, with protein MSEPMFADLTLAHIEAARDRVRGAAVRTPLVRLHVPLDYNGAPREIWLKLENLQPIGAFKIRGAANAIAMATEAELARGVYTCSAGNMAQGVAWMARERGVSCTAVVPDHAPQTKLDAIRRLGGDVIRVPFAEWWQVMTSHRYAGMDGLFIHPVSDPRVMAGNGTIGLEILEDLPDVDTVVVPYGGGGLACGIATALRALRPGAKTLASEVETSAALAAALQAGEPTTITYTPSFVDGIGSSRVLDDMWPRAKALLDGSCVVSLHDVEAAVRLLVERNRVVSEGAGASSVAAALAGKAGSGNVVCVVSGGNIDRNTLSDILTGDATT; from the coding sequence GTGAGCGAGCCAATGTTCGCCGATCTCACGCTGGCTCACATCGAGGCGGCGCGCGATCGCGTGCGCGGCGCGGCGGTACGCACGCCGTTGGTGCGACTGCATGTACCACTCGACTACAACGGCGCGCCGCGAGAGATCTGGCTCAAGTTGGAGAACTTGCAGCCGATCGGCGCCTTCAAGATTCGCGGCGCCGCGAACGCGATCGCGATGGCCACGGAGGCCGAGCTCGCGCGCGGCGTGTACACCTGCAGCGCCGGGAACATGGCACAGGGTGTGGCGTGGATGGCGCGCGAACGCGGCGTGTCATGCACCGCCGTGGTGCCGGACCACGCGCCGCAAACGAAGCTCGATGCCATTCGCCGACTCGGCGGAGACGTGATCCGCGTGCCGTTTGCCGAATGGTGGCAGGTGATGACTTCGCATCGGTACGCCGGCATGGACGGGCTGTTCATCCATCCGGTGAGCGATCCGCGCGTAATGGCGGGGAATGGCACGATCGGGCTGGAGATTCTCGAGGATCTTCCCGACGTGGACACCGTGGTCGTTCCGTATGGCGGAGGCGGGCTGGCTTGCGGTATCGCGACCGCCCTGCGCGCGCTACGTCCCGGGGCGAAGACGCTGGCGAGTGAGGTGGAGACCTCGGCAGCACTCGCGGCCGCATTGCAGGCGGGTGAACCGACGACGATCACCTACACGCCGAGCTTTGTCGATGGCATCGGCAGTAGTCGCGTGCTCGACGACATGTGGCCGCGCGCGAAGGCGCTGCTGGATGGATCGTGCGTGGTATCGCTCCACGACGTCGAGGCGGCGGTGCGCTTGCTCGTGGAACGCAATCGCGTGGTGTCGGAGGGCGCCGGCGCGTCATCGGTGGCGGCGGCGCTCGCCGGGAAGGCCGGCTCGGGTAACGTGGTGTGTGTCGTGTCCGGTGGAAACATCGATCGCAACACGTTGAGCGATATTCTTACGGGCGACGCCACCACGTAA
- a CDS encoding serine/threonine-protein kinase has translation MIEKLPTGEWQRVEAVLGGALERTGLARREFIDQACTGDEALRREVTSLLAAHDRTGAVDALAADIAPLAAGLRIDGTSPGDGENDHETRSLVGRTITQYRIISRLGHGGMGVVYEAFDTRLQRPVALKFLSPHLTHDRHAQRRFETEARAAAALDHPNICSVSEIGTTDGGERFLVMPLCIGETLHERIARGPLDIPDAVEIAVQISRGLAKAHDAGIVHRDIKPSNLFITHDGVVKILDFGIAKLLDQAIVLTGGGLLGTPAYMSPEQVRGERIDAGTDVWAVGVVLYEMLTGERPFHARGAALLARIAHAEPAPLPNFRADLPDALDTLIRRALSKKRADRPSSMRDIERELVALGVGASSTLHVEGTGADVRRPVRARRFRRSVMLGAGALVTLAAISGIVYLMRLAR, from the coding sequence GTGATCGAAAAATTGCCGACTGGCGAATGGCAGCGCGTCGAAGCGGTGCTCGGCGGCGCGCTCGAGCGCACCGGTTTGGCTCGTCGCGAGTTCATTGACCAGGCGTGCACGGGTGACGAAGCACTTCGGCGTGAAGTGACATCACTGCTTGCCGCCCACGATCGGACCGGAGCCGTTGATGCGCTGGCGGCCGACATTGCGCCGCTCGCGGCCGGCCTTCGCATTGATGGTACCAGCCCGGGCGACGGCGAGAATGATCACGAAACCCGTTCGCTGGTTGGTCGCACGATCACGCAATACCGAATTATTTCGCGTTTAGGTCACGGTGGCATGGGCGTCGTGTACGAGGCCTTCGACACGCGACTCCAGCGACCGGTCGCGCTCAAGTTCCTCTCACCGCACCTGACCCACGATCGTCACGCACAACGTCGCTTCGAAACGGAGGCGCGGGCGGCCGCGGCGCTCGACCATCCAAACATCTGTTCTGTATCCGAGATCGGCACCACGGACGGCGGCGAGCGCTTTCTCGTGATGCCGCTCTGCATCGGCGAAACGCTGCACGAACGGATCGCGCGCGGGCCTCTGGACATCCCTGATGCCGTCGAGATCGCGGTTCAGATCTCTCGTGGGCTCGCGAAGGCGCACGACGCGGGGATCGTCCATCGTGATATCAAGCCGTCGAATCTGTTCATCACGCACGATGGCGTGGTGAAGATTCTCGATTTCGGCATCGCGAAGCTGTTGGATCAGGCGATCGTGCTGACTGGTGGGGGATTGCTTGGGACGCCGGCCTACATGAGTCCGGAGCAGGTGCGCGGCGAACGCATCGATGCCGGCACGGACGTTTGGGCCGTAGGCGTGGTGCTGTATGAAATGCTCACCGGCGAACGTCCGTTTCACGCCCGCGGCGCCGCGCTCCTCGCACGGATTGCGCACGCTGAACCGGCTCCATTGCCAAACTTTCGCGCCGACCTTCCAGACGCGCTCGATACGCTGATCCGACGAGCGCTCTCGAAGAAGCGGGCAGACCGACCGTCGTCCATGCGCGACATCGAACGCGAATTGGTAGCGCTGGGCGTAGGGGCGAGCAGCACGCTCCACGTCGAAGGCACGGGCGCTGACGTGCGACGCCCGGTACGAGCGCGACGCTTCCGACGATCCGTGATGCTTGGCGCGGGTGCACTCGTGACATTGGCCGCGATATCGGGCATCGTGTACCTGATGCGTCTCGCGCGCTAG
- a CDS encoding prolyl oligopeptidase family serine peptidase has product MTLHHPASRAIRRAKLLSTLTVALSVATRVVSAQGTLADYRRAAAINQRFANLTTGITSGLSWIGRSNQAVYRVSVPGGHRFVKVDADHWSKQPAFDHAAVAAGLSAASGQRYTDITLPFPSVVFAENGTAIEGNASDGRYRCAVNGEACTRIGGATTGEGGAVANGGGGGDRAAAARGGTARCSGATQGQGGGGAAQGQPAENVGVHSPDCRLVAFVQNYNIAIRSALVSDAAPNAIPNYTLLSTDGSEGDAYVQNSIVWSPDSRKLVAYRQVPGYNRMVTFVRSSPTDQLQPKTENTRSLGGFASNYAKPGDVLATNQPSIFDVETKRQILIDRALFSNPYAISRPVWRKDNGAYAFHYNQRGHMTYRVLEVDANTGAVRPMVDEVTKSFFMYSDAGHNFIHDLGSNCRLVQGGGACNSYTGDDLLWVSERDGWNHLYLMDGRTGRVKNQITKGEWVMRGVDSVDAANRQIFFRASGMNAGQDPYFVHFYRINFDGTGLVAYTEANGTHAITWSPDRTFYIDMYSRVDMPPVVELKRADDRRTLVLEKGDMSAAVKVGFRAPEVFVAKGRDGTTDIWGFIVRPVTFDAKKKYPVIEQIYAGPHDNHVPKAWGGGQNLSATAELGFVLAQVDGMGTSNRSKQFHDVAWKNLKDAGFPDRIVWHKAINTKYAWYDTDRVGIYGTSAGGQNAAGAVFFFPEFYDVAVANSGCHDNRMDKIWWNEAWMGEMGAHYDSNSNVGAAKNLKGHLYLTVGELDTNVDPSSTLQVADALIRAGKDFDLLVVPNGGHGATGAQGTRKRNDFFVRWLLGVTTPDWNSGLTTAEPTPTGAALGSRGDFEFPSDALPVDRFFTHDPSFSSSHAFWF; this is encoded by the coding sequence ATGACGCTGCACCATCCTGCTTCACGTGCCATCCGGCGCGCGAAGCTGCTCTCGACCCTGACGGTCGCGTTGTCGGTCGCCACCCGCGTCGTCAGCGCGCAGGGTACGCTCGCCGACTATCGCCGAGCCGCTGCGATCAACCAGCGGTTTGCCAACCTCACCACCGGAATCACGTCGGGCCTGTCGTGGATCGGCCGGTCCAACCAGGCCGTCTATCGCGTCTCGGTACCGGGCGGCCACCGGTTCGTGAAGGTCGATGCCGATCACTGGAGCAAACAGCCCGCGTTCGATCACGCCGCGGTCGCCGCGGGACTCTCCGCCGCCAGCGGCCAGCGCTATACCGACATCACGCTGCCGTTTCCGTCGGTGGTGTTCGCAGAGAACGGTACCGCGATCGAAGGGAATGCGAGCGACGGTCGCTATCGCTGCGCGGTGAACGGCGAGGCGTGCACGCGTATCGGTGGCGCCACGACAGGCGAAGGCGGCGCGGTGGCAAACGGCGGTGGAGGAGGTGATCGCGCGGCAGCGGCACGCGGAGGCACTGCCCGCTGCAGCGGTGCGACGCAGGGACAAGGTGGCGGCGGTGCAGCGCAGGGGCAGCCGGCCGAGAATGTCGGCGTGCACTCGCCCGATTGCCGCCTGGTGGCCTTCGTGCAGAACTACAACATCGCGATCCGTAGTGCGCTCGTTTCCGACGCTGCGCCGAACGCGATACCGAACTACACGCTGCTGAGTACCGATGGGTCGGAAGGCGATGCGTACGTGCAGAATTCGATCGTATGGTCGCCCGATTCGAGAAAGCTGGTGGCGTATCGACAGGTGCCGGGCTACAACCGCATGGTCACGTTCGTGCGCTCGTCGCCCACCGATCAGCTGCAGCCCAAAACCGAGAATACGCGCAGCCTTGGCGGCTTCGCATCGAACTACGCGAAGCCGGGTGATGTGCTGGCCACCAATCAGCCATCGATTTTCGACGTTGAAACCAAGCGTCAGATCCTGATCGACCGGGCGCTGTTTTCGAATCCGTATGCGATCTCGCGGCCGGTGTGGCGCAAGGACAATGGAGCCTACGCATTTCACTACAACCAGCGCGGTCATATGACGTACCGCGTGCTCGAGGTCGATGCGAATACGGGCGCCGTGCGGCCGATGGTCGATGAGGTGACGAAGAGCTTCTTCATGTATAGCGATGCCGGCCACAACTTCATACACGACCTTGGCTCCAATTGTCGTCTGGTACAGGGCGGCGGCGCGTGCAACAGCTACACGGGCGATGACCTGTTGTGGGTATCCGAACGCGACGGCTGGAATCACCTGTATCTGATGGACGGCCGAACGGGTCGGGTGAAGAACCAGATCACGAAGGGCGAATGGGTGATGCGCGGGGTGGACAGCGTAGATGCGGCGAATCGTCAGATCTTCTTCCGCGCCAGTGGCATGAACGCGGGGCAGGACCCGTACTTCGTGCACTTTTATCGCATCAATTTCGATGGCACGGGGTTGGTCGCGTACACCGAAGCCAACGGTACGCACGCGATCACCTGGTCGCCCGATCGCACGTTCTACATCGACATGTACTCGCGGGTCGACATGCCACCGGTGGTGGAGCTCAAGCGCGCCGACGACCGCCGCACGCTCGTGCTGGAGAAGGGCGACATGTCGGCGGCGGTGAAGGTCGGATTTCGCGCGCCGGAGGTGTTTGTCGCGAAAGGCCGTGACGGCACAACGGACATCTGGGGATTTATCGTGCGTCCGGTAACGTTCGACGCGAAGAAGAAATACCCGGTGATCGAGCAGATCTACGCCGGGCCCCATGACAATCATGTCCCGAAAGCCTGGGGGGGCGGTCAGAATCTCTCGGCCACGGCGGAACTCGGTTTCGTACTGGCGCAGGTCGATGGCATGGGAACGAGCAATCGCTCGAAGCAATTCCATGACGTGGCGTGGAAGAACCTCAAGGATGCCGGCTTCCCCGATCGCATCGTGTGGCACAAGGCGATCAACACGAAGTACGCGTGGTACGACACCGATCGCGTGGGGATCTACGGCACGTCCGCCGGTGGTCAGAACGCGGCCGGTGCGGTGTTCTTCTTCCCGGAGTTCTACGATGTCGCCGTGGCAAACTCCGGATGCCACGACAATCGCATGGACAAGATCTGGTGGAACGAAGCGTGGATGGGCGAGATGGGCGCACACTACGACAGCAATTCCAACGTCGGCGCAGCCAAGAACCTGAAAGGCCATCTCTACCTCACCGTCGGTGAGCTCGATACCAACGTCGATCCGTCGTCCACACTGCAAGTGGCCGACGCGCTGATCCGCGCCGGCAAGGACTTTGATCTGCTGGTGGTGCCCAATGGCGGCCATGGGGCCACCGGCGCCCAAGGCACACGCAAACGCAACGACTTCTTCGTACGCTGGCTGCTGGGCGTGACGACGCCCGATTGGAACTCCGGCCTGACCACGGCCGAGCCGACACCAACCGGCGCCGCGCTAGGCTCGCGTGGGGACTTCGAATTCCCGTCAGACGCGCTGCCGGTGGACCGCTTCTTCACGCACGATCCGAGTTTTTCGTCGTCCCACGCCTTTTGGTTCTGA
- a CDS encoding ECF-type sigma factor has product MDSPIPTPSAHEALPDLFTATYEALRRVAHRHLRQETTGHTLNTTGLVHEAYLELAALEHIRWPSRAYVLSAASQAMRRILIDYAVARRAQKRGSGAVAVPLDDAVALAVSRSDDLLALDEALERLGARNVRTARVVECRFYGGMSVDETAEALELSTATVKREWAVARAFLNRELSP; this is encoded by the coding sequence GTGGATTCGCCTATTCCGACTCCGAGCGCGCACGAGGCCCTTCCGGATCTCTTCACCGCCACCTACGAGGCGCTACGTCGGGTAGCGCACCGGCATCTGCGGCAGGAGACCACGGGGCACACGCTGAATACCACCGGGCTGGTGCACGAGGCGTATCTCGAACTAGCCGCACTCGAGCATATTCGATGGCCCTCGCGAGCCTATGTGCTGTCGGCGGCCTCACAGGCCATGCGTCGCATTCTGATCGACTACGCCGTCGCCCGACGAGCGCAAAAACGCGGCAGCGGCGCGGTCGCCGTACCGCTCGATGACGCCGTTGCCCTCGCGGTGTCGCGAAGCGACGACCTGCTGGCGTTGGATGAAGCGCTCGAGCGACTGGGGGCGCGCAACGTCCGTACGGCCCGCGTGGTCGAGTGCCGATTTTATGGAGGCATGAGCGTCGACGAAACGGCGGAGGCGCTCGAGCTGTCTACGGCTACGGTGAAGCGCGAATGGGCAGTAGCGCGTGCGTTTCTGAATCGCGAGCTCTCGCCGTGA
- a CDS encoding NAD(P)-binding domain-containing protein produces MPTRLRMRRPRQFRDIVLAALAIASACGTPPADKAPAEKAPAENPPAPVAEKGVVAIIGTGTLAGALGPALGSHGYRVIYGSRDPGRDVVRALVQKSGPNASAVSQREAASRAPVVVLAVPGEVVVDVAGTLGDLSGKVVIDVSGGDKKLAPDGYQELTSDSAKAERIQSRHLTMRVVRINLPNIVYFMDPLLTKMRATVFVAGNDPQARETVANMIFDLGVDPWDAGPLRFARLFDAFNTLANVPGQQRRAEGYQVVMMPTVPFSCFFDMVQYFKFGEPTELKQLPKFPRREPAPTCEQWLRRLPPMGPQSP; encoded by the coding sequence ATGCCCACACGTCTTCGCATGCGTCGACCGCGCCAATTTCGCGACATCGTGCTCGCCGCATTGGCCATCGCGTCAGCCTGTGGAACCCCTCCTGCCGACAAGGCTCCTGCGGAAAAGGCCCCCGCCGAAAACCCTCCGGCGCCCGTAGCGGAGAAGGGGGTCGTCGCGATCATCGGCACGGGCACGCTCGCCGGCGCCCTCGGACCGGCACTGGGGTCCCACGGGTATCGCGTGATCTACGGCAGTCGTGACCCCGGTCGTGATGTGGTGCGTGCCTTGGTGCAGAAATCTGGGCCCAACGCGTCGGCGGTCAGTCAGCGCGAGGCGGCGTCACGGGCGCCAGTGGTCGTCCTCGCGGTCCCCGGTGAAGTAGTCGTTGACGTCGCGGGCACGTTGGGTGACCTGAGCGGCAAAGTCGTCATCGACGTGAGCGGCGGCGACAAGAAGCTGGCGCCGGATGGCTACCAGGAACTCACATCCGACAGTGCGAAAGCGGAGCGCATACAGTCTCGGCACCTGACCATGCGCGTGGTTCGGATCAACTTGCCGAACATCGTCTACTTCATGGACCCGCTGCTCACGAAGATGCGCGCCACGGTGTTCGTCGCGGGTAACGATCCACAGGCGCGCGAAACGGTGGCCAACATGATATTCGACCTCGGCGTCGATCCTTGGGATGCCGGGCCCCTGCGCTTTGCGCGTCTGTTCGACGCGTTCAATACACTGGCCAATGTCCCTGGACAGCAGCGGCGTGCAGAGGGCTACCAGGTGGTGATGATGCCCACCGTTCCCTTCTCCTGTTTCTTCGACATGGTGCAATACTTCAAGTTCGGAGAGCCCACGGAACTGAAGCAGCTTCCGAAGTTTCCGCGGCGCGAGCCAGCGCCGACCTGTGAACAGTGGCTGCGGCGCCTGCCGCCGATGGGGCCACAATCTCCGTGA
- a CDS encoding FAD-dependent oxidoreductase produces the protein MRTPLLQFLSDALAEAANSGSPPKGEGERSIAGRTFTRRAFVGAAGLTTGALVAGCRDLSPTGIAPTLRGSKTTSTERVVVIGAGLAGLTCAWRLKAQGIAATVYEANTRLGGRCWSNRAGFGAQIAEHGGELIDQGHTAIRHLAQELGLVLDNVLAAEANGTELQLWFDGAPYSYRQAVEDLKAVWQPLKRDYVEAGYPTLYTQSTARGRELDALSIRDWIATRVPGGMSSRVGKLLDVAYNIEYGAESTDQAALNLVYLLGGVGQGQLRLFGPSNEKSKVRGGNDQLVARMAAGLSGQVETSRALIAVRATGSRWTLDFDGGAPVLADRVVLALPFSVLRERVDIGGANFPEVKRRAIAELGMGRNAKLALQFNTRHWRTLGGNGDSFSDRGYQATWEVTRAQPGAKGILVNYTGGNVTGAQSGRLSSALATEFLTRIEPVMPGLTAAYTGVSTFDDWPRNPWSLGSYSYYRVGQYTRFAGAEGEVVGSCHFCGEHTSIDAQGYLEGAVESGERAAREILAVAR, from the coding sequence ATGCGAACACCCCTGCTGCAATTCCTGTCGGACGCGCTCGCCGAGGCCGCGAACAGCGGTTCACCGCCGAAGGGGGAGGGAGAGCGGTCGATCGCCGGTCGCACCTTCACGCGACGTGCCTTTGTCGGCGCCGCCGGGCTCACCACGGGCGCCCTCGTGGCGGGCTGTCGCGACCTGTCGCCCACAGGAATTGCGCCCACGCTACGCGGTTCGAAGACTACGAGCACGGAACGGGTGGTGGTGATCGGCGCCGGGCTCGCCGGCCTCACCTGCGCCTGGCGTTTGAAGGCGCAGGGCATCGCCGCCACGGTGTACGAAGCGAATACGCGCCTCGGCGGGCGTTGCTGGTCAAACCGCGCCGGCTTCGGCGCACAGATCGCGGAGCACGGCGGTGAGTTGATCGACCAAGGGCACACCGCGATCCGGCACTTGGCACAGGAGCTGGGACTCGTGTTGGACAACGTGCTCGCCGCGGAGGCTAACGGCACCGAGCTGCAGCTCTGGTTCGACGGCGCGCCCTATAGCTACCGGCAAGCGGTGGAAGACCTCAAAGCTGTGTGGCAGCCACTCAAGCGCGACTACGTCGAAGCGGGCTATCCGACACTCTACACGCAGTCCACCGCGCGCGGCCGTGAGCTCGACGCGCTGAGCATTCGCGACTGGATCGCCACGCGCGTCCCCGGTGGCATGAGCTCGCGCGTCGGAAAGCTGCTCGATGTGGCCTACAACATCGAATACGGCGCAGAGAGCACCGACCAGGCCGCCCTCAACCTCGTGTATCTGCTCGGCGGCGTCGGACAGGGACAGCTGCGACTGTTCGGCCCGTCCAACGAAAAGTCCAAGGTACGCGGCGGCAACGACCAGCTCGTCGCGCGCATGGCGGCGGGATTGAGCGGTCAGGTCGAGACGTCGCGCGCGCTCATCGCAGTGCGCGCGACGGGATCACGATGGACGCTCGATTTTGATGGTGGTGCGCCGGTGCTGGCCGACCGCGTCGTGCTGGCGTTGCCGTTCTCGGTGTTACGGGAACGCGTAGACATCGGTGGTGCCAACTTTCCCGAGGTGAAGCGTCGCGCCATTGCGGAACTCGGCATGGGTCGCAACGCTAAACTCGCGCTGCAATTCAACACACGGCATTGGCGCACCCTCGGCGGGAATGGCGACAGCTTCAGCGATCGCGGCTACCAGGCGACGTGGGAGGTGACGCGTGCGCAGCCCGGTGCCAAAGGCATCCTGGTCAACTACACAGGAGGCAACGTGACCGGTGCGCAGAGCGGGCGGCTGTCATCAGCGCTCGCGACAGAATTTCTCACGCGTATCGAGCCGGTGATGCCGGGACTCACCGCAGCATACACTGGGGTGAGCACGTTCGACGACTGGCCGCGTAATCCGTGGTCGTTGGGGTCGTACTCGTACTACCGGGTGGGTCAGTATACGAGATTCGCCGGAGCCGAGGGCGAGGTCGTAGGTAGCTGCCACTTCTGCGGCGAGCACACGTCGATCGATGCGCAGGGCTACCTCGAGGGCGCCGTGGAATCGGGCGAGCGCGCGGCGCGCGAGATTTTGGCGGTGGCGCGATGA
- a CDS encoding GlsB/YeaQ/YmgE family stress response membrane protein: protein MDIVTWIVVGLVAGLLASAVVGGIGYGLIGDIIVGIVGAVIGGWLFATLGVSLPFSGIIATITVAFVGAVVLLLIIRALRPGPRGRA, encoded by the coding sequence ATGGACATTGTTACGTGGATCGTCGTTGGACTCGTTGCCGGCTTGTTGGCCAGCGCGGTGGTAGGCGGCATCGGGTACGGATTGATCGGTGACATCATCGTTGGTATCGTCGGTGCCGTCATAGGTGGCTGGCTCTTTGCCACACTCGGTGTCTCGCTACCGTTCAGTGGCATCATCGCGACCATCACCGTCGCGTTTGTTGGCGCCGTGGTGTTGTTGCTCATCATCAGAGCGCTCAGGCCGGGTCCACGAGGCCGCGCGTAA
- a CDS encoding antibiotic biosynthesis monooxygenase, translating into MAKLALFVRLHAKSGQETALADFLASALPLANSESGTTSWFALRFDASTFGIFDTFDNDQARQAHLGGPIAAALMANAEALLSEPRKIEMVEVMAAKLPG; encoded by the coding sequence ATGGCCAAGCTCGCCCTGTTCGTGCGGTTGCACGCGAAGTCCGGCCAGGAAACTGCGCTCGCCGACTTCCTCGCCAGCGCTCTACCCCTCGCCAACTCCGAGTCCGGTACCACGTCTTGGTTCGCGCTGCGTTTCGACGCATCCACTTTCGGCATCTTCGACACGTTCGACAACGACCAAGCTCGGCAGGCCCACCTGGGCGGCCCGATTGCAGCGGCGCTGATGGCCAACGCCGAGGCGCTGCTGAGTGAGCCGCGGAAGATTGAGATGGTCGAGGTGATGGCGGCCAAGCTTCCGGGATAA
- a CDS encoding ornithine cyclodeaminase family protein, producing MTLILSQQDVRECLPMEACMHVMRDTLKALAVGDAVQPLRSVMRGPEQTGVLGVMPGWLPGVGVMGLKAVSVFSGNHAAGLESHIGAVLLHETQHGQLIAIADASEITAIRTAAVSGVATQALAREDAGDLAILGAGTQARTHLEAMLVARPIRRVRAWSRTRAHVDAFATWAAQRFGVQVEAMPSVRDAVQGADIICTTTASRAPILKGAWIAPGAHVNAVGSSVAFARELDTAAVVASRLFVDRKESTINEAGDYLFPLREGAITEAHIVGELGDVLRGVLPGRRDAAEITLFKSLGLAVEDIAAAQHVYAQARATGRGVTVHLGGRR from the coding sequence ATGACCCTCATCCTCAGCCAGCAGGACGTTCGCGAGTGCCTGCCGATGGAGGCGTGCATGCACGTCATGCGCGACACGCTGAAGGCGCTGGCCGTTGGTGACGCCGTGCAGCCGCTCCGCTCGGTCATGCGCGGTCCGGAACAGACAGGCGTCCTCGGCGTCATGCCCGGATGGCTGCCCGGAGTCGGCGTAATGGGGCTGAAGGCGGTGAGCGTGTTCTCCGGGAATCATGCGGCCGGGCTGGAGTCGCACATTGGTGCCGTGCTGCTGCACGAAACGCAGCATGGGCAGCTGATCGCGATTGCGGATGCGTCTGAGATCACCGCCATTCGCACCGCCGCTGTGAGCGGCGTCGCCACGCAGGCCCTCGCGCGTGAAGACGCGGGCGATCTCGCGATCCTGGGTGCCGGTACGCAGGCGCGCACGCATCTCGAAGCGATGCTGGTCGCACGCCCCATTCGACGCGTACGCGCGTGGAGCCGCACGCGCGCGCATGTCGACGCCTTCGCCACGTGGGCGGCGCAACGGTTCGGGGTGCAGGTCGAGGCGATGCCGTCGGTACGCGACGCGGTACAGGGCGCGGACATCATCTGCACCACCACGGCATCTCGTGCGCCGATTCTCAAAGGCGCCTGGATCGCACCCGGCGCGCACGTCAACGCCGTGGGATCGAGCGTCGCCTTTGCGCGCGAGCTTGATACGGCGGCGGTTGTCGCGTCTCGCCTGTTCGTCGATCGTAAGGAGTCGACCATCAACGAGGCGGGCGACTATCTCTTCCCCCTTCGCGAGGGTGCCATCACCGAGGCGCACATCGTGGGTGAGCTCGGCGACGTGCTGCGCGGCGTGCTGCCGGGGCGACGTGACGCTGCCGAGATCACGCTGTTCAAGTCCCTCGGATTAGCCGTCGAAGACATCGCGGCAGCGCAGCATGTGTACGCGCAGGCGAGAGCGACTGGACGTGGCGTGACGGTGCATCTGGGCGGCAGGCGGTGA